One genomic segment of Desmodus rotundus isolate HL8 chromosome 5, HLdesRot8A.1, whole genome shotgun sequence includes these proteins:
- the FAM89B gene encoding leucine repeat adapter protein 25, whose protein sequence is MRRGGPGAESGGGEGTKPGLRAAAGLSRWAPGVRGLWAAAQTNHWRERGPIVVCAGPVMNGLPSAEAPGGAGCALAGLPPLPRGLSGLLNASGGSWRELERVYSQRNRIHDELSRAARVPEGPRGATGAANAGPAAGPLGPRRPVNLDSALAALRKEMVGLRQLDMSLLCQLWGLYESIQDYKHLCQDLSLCQDLSSSLHSDSSYPPDAGLSDDDDPPDASLPPDPPPLTVPQTHNARDQWLQDAFHINL, encoded by the exons ATGCGGAGGGGTGGGCCAGGGGCGGAGTCAGGCGGCGGGGAAGGAACAAAGCCCGGCCTGCGGGCCGCAGCTGGGCTCAGCCGGTGGGCCCCGGGAGTACGGGGCCTGTGGGCGGCAGCCCAGACAAATCATTGGAGGGAGAGAGGCCCCATCGTTGTCTGCGCCGGCCCGGTCATGAATGGGCTGCCGTCGGCCGAGGCGCCGGGCGGCGCGGGATGCGCCCTGGCCGGACTCCCGCCGTTACCGCGCGGCCTCAGCGGTCTCCTAAACGCGAGCGGGGGCTCGTGGCGGGAGCTGGAGCGCGTTTACAGCCAGCGCAACCGCATCCACGATGAGCTAAGCCGTGCGGCCCGCGTCCCTGAAGGGCCCCGTGGCGCCACAGGCGCCGCCAACGCCGGACCTGCAGCCGGTCCCCTCGGGCCGCGTCGCCCTGTCAACCTCGACTCGGCATTAGCGGCGCTGCGCAAAGAGATG GTGGGGTTGCGGCAGCTGGACATGTCCCTGCTGTGCCAGCTGTGGGGCCTGTACGAGTCAATCCAGGACTACAAGCACCTGTGCCAAGACTTGAGCCTGTGCCAGGACCTGTCGTCCTCTCTGCACTCAGACAGCTCCTACCCTCCTGACGCTGGCCTGTCTGATGACGACGACCCTCCCGACGCCAGCCTTCCCCCGGACCCACCGCCCCTCACTGTGCCCCAGACACACAATGCCCGTGACCAGTGGCTGCAAGACGCCTTCCATATCAACCTCTGA
- the ZNRD2 gene encoding protein ZNRD2 produces MALNGAEVDDFSWEPPTEAETKVLQARRERQDRISALMGDYLLRGYRMLGETCADCGTILLQNKQRQVYCVACQELDSDVDKDNPALNAQAALSQAREHQLASSLELPAGSRPTPQPPVPRPEHCEGAAAGLKAAQGSAPPAVPPNADVVVSTQEALLQKLTWASAELGSSASLETSIQLCSLIRACAEALHSLQQLQH; encoded by the exons ATGGCTCTGAATGGCGCTG AAGTCGACGATTTCTCCTGGGAGCCTCCGACCGAAGCGGAAACGAAGGTTCTGCAAGCGCGACGTGAGCGACAGGATCGCATCTCCGCGCTCATGGGCGACTACCTGCTGCGTGGTTACCGCATGCTGGGCGAGACGTGCGCGGACTGTGGG ACGATCCTCCTCCAAAACAAGCAGCGGCAGGTGTACTGCGTGGCTTGTCAGGAGCTCGACTCAGACGTGGATAAAGATAATCCGG CTCTGAATGCCCAGGCTGCCCTCTCCCAAGCTCGGGAGCACCAACTCGCCTCTTCCTTGGAGCTCCCTGCAGGCTCTCggcccacccctcagcccccagtACCCCGTCCAGAGCACTGTGAGGGAGCTGCAGCAGGGCTCAAGGCAGCCCAGGGGTCGGCCCCGCCTGCTGTGCCTCCCAACGCAGATGTCGTGGTCAGCACACAGGAGGCCCTCCTGCAGAAGCTGACCTGGGCCTCAGCTGAACTGGGCTCTAGTGCCTCCCTGGAGACTAGCATCCAGCTCTGTAGCCTCATCCGGGCCTGTGCTGAGGCCCTGCACAGCCTGCAACAGCTGCAACACTAa